In Actinomycetes bacterium, the DNA window TTCCCCGATCCCTCTGCTCCGGCAGAACGGCAAAAGTATCTATGAGAATCTGTCCCGGCTTTAGCGCCCGGTAAGCAGCCAGTCTGCACACCTGGGTTAGAAAATATGCCCTGCAAGGGTTAAAAACCTTTCTTAAATTTTTATAGCTAAAATCAGAATAGGTATTCCCCTTACTCTCAAATCCCAGAAATCCCACTAAACGGGGTCCTTTGAGAGCATAATATCCGTTTTTGGTATTTAAGGCTTCAGTCATAAATTTCAGGATGGTAGGTTTGGAGCCCAGTATCATTCTAACTTTGGACCCGAAAACCTCAAAATAGATATGGACCAGCTGTAATCTATACCGGGAAGGCAGACCTTTTATTATGGTTAAGTTATCCATGATATAAATCCCCGATCCTATTTCTTTGGCCTGCATCATGATTTTTCAGGTTCAACAATGCGGGTATTTAGAGATTTTTACTGCCTCTCTGCATTTTAAGTCTATACGATTAAAAACAGGCTTACTGACATTATTGCCA includes these proteins:
- a CDS encoding GNAT family N-acetyltransferase codes for the protein MMQAKEIGSGIYIMDNLTIIKGLPSRYRLQLVHIYFEVFGSKVRMILGSKPTILKFMTEALNTKNGYYALKGPRLVGFLGFESKGNTYSDFSYKNLRKVFNPCRAYFLTQVCRLAAYRALKPGQILIDTFAVLPEQRDRGIGTLLFETFEKFAVHNGYSQILLEVTDTNIKAIKLYRRLGFEPVSIRRYFVLSRFLGFSASITMAKQL